GTCTGCTTTGATCAAATAAGCAATGGCTATCTGGATGGGAAAACGGCCCTGGGAATGCCGATCCGGCGCGTCACTTCGGCGGGTCCTGAGGACGGCTGCCCGGCTTGTATTTCAGCACGCGCACTTTTTCCAACGTGACCAAGCCCTCCGTGATCATCTCGTCTAAGATCGGCTTCATCCGTTCGACCTGATCCGCCGTATCGACAACCTCGATCACGACGGGCAAGTCTTCCGACAATCGAAGGATGTCGGCTGTATGCAAGACGCTCCGTGCGCCGAAACCGGCGACGCCGTGAAAGACCGTGGCGCCCGCGAACCCTTCCTTTCTCAGTCTTTCAAGCAGGGCCTTGGCCAGGCCCTGATGGTGCCATTTGTCCGATTCTCCGATGAAGATGCGGACCATGACTTGATCCCCCTCGAGAACCCTCATGTTTTCTCCCTTCGGCCTCTCATGAGACGAGCAGCCGTTTGGCCAGGAACAGACCCGCAAACCCCGCCGCAAGACAGGAAACGACCATCACCAGTATATTCAAGAAGGCCCGGAAAATCTCGCCATCTTGAAAATATTGCACGGTCTCGTAATTGAAGCTCGAATACGTCGTAAAACCGCCCATGACTCCCGTCGTGAGGAAAATACGCGCCGTCGGCGACAGGAGGGACGTCGACATCGCGATGTGCATGATCGCCCCGATCAGGAACGACCCCAAGACGTTGACCCCCAACGTGCCGAACGGGAAGGAGGGTCCCATCGCGCGGAGGGTCCAACCCGACACGAGGTAACGGACGCCGGTCCCCAGGGCGCCGCCGAGGCAGATGTATAGGAAACGCGTCATTGCGGAGGGGGTGAGATTCGAACTCACGATACCGTTGCCGGTATGCCAGTTTTCAAGACTGGTGCCTTCAACCACTCGGCCACCCCTCCTTTGGAATTAAGGGGAGATCAACGCTCTCCCCTTAATTATCCGCATCGGTTTTACAAAGAACTGATCGTTCACTCCGTCCAGCGAAGCTGGACTTCGTTCACTCTTTCTCACGAAATTTGCAGGAAGACAACTTTCCGGCCCGCCCCCGGAAATGAGACTCTTCTGCCCCTTAATGGACAAAAGTGTTCCAGGGTTCAGATCAACCCTCGGCTAGCAGAAACGGTGCCAAGTTCAAATGGCTGATATTTCTACAAAATTATTCGGGTCAGGATTAATGTGTTAAATAAGAAAACAATATAGAACATAATAGAGCATGGATAAATAAAACCTCTATCACCTTGTTTTTTATGAAAAATTTTAGCGTCACCACCTATTCATGTTCCGATTTGAGGCAGGATCGTCTAGTCTGTTGGCATACCGTACCAAGGTACGATTCAACCTTTGGGTAGGACCAACTGAGGTGTCCATCGTGGTACCACAAATTCTCTTGGTCGATGACGACCGTATTTTTTTGACGATGCTCGCCAAACGCCTCTCGCAAGAAGGGTGGCAGGTCTCCACCGCCGAAACGGCGGGGGATGGGCTGGAGAAAATCAGGAAACATAAGCCGGAAATCCTGCTCTTGGACGTCTTCCTCCCCGACCGCTCCGGGGTGGAAGCGGTCGGCGAGGTCAAGGCCTTGGCCCCCGATCTGCCCGTCATCATGGTGAGCACCTCGGGGGAGACCAAGAACATCGTCGCCGCCATCAAGAACGGGGCCTCCGACTACGTCAAAAAGCCCGTCGACGAAGCCCTCCTCACGGTCAAGATCCAGCATCTCCTGGACGTGCTGACCCTCAAGCGGACCCAGACCGAGTTCCGGGAGAACGCGGAACTCAAGCGGCTCATCGGCGAGTCGCCCGCAATCAAGAAGCTCATCCGCGAGATCAGCAAGGTCGCCAACTCCGATGCGACGGTCCTGCTCTCGGGCGAAACGGGAACGGGCAAGGGGCTCGTCGCCGAGATCATCCACGGGCTGAGCCGGCGGCGCAATCAGCGGTTCATCGCCATCAACTGCGCCGCCATCCCGGCGACGCTCCTGGAGAGCGAACTCTTCGGACATGAACGCGGCGCCTTCACAGGCGCGATCCGCGAGAAGAAAGGCATATTCGAGCTGGCGGACCAGGGCACGATCTTTTTGGATGAAATCGGGGAAATCGCGCCGGAGCTTCAAGTCAAGCTCCTCCGCGTCCTGCAAGGCCAGGAATTCGAGCGGGTCGGCGGAACCAAATCCGTCAAGGTGGACGTGCGCGTCATCGCCGCGACCAACCGGAATCTGGAGGACGCCATCGCCCAGGGCCACTTCCGCGAAGATCTCTTCTACCGGCTGAACGTCCTGCCCGTCACGGTGCCCCCGCTCCGCGACCGCAAGGAGGACATCCCTCTCCTCTTGGAGCATTTCATCCGCCAATTCGGCGACAAGGCGGAAAAGCGGTTCGAAAAGCTATCGCCGGAGATCGTGGAAACGCTTTCGGCTTATTCTTGGCCCGGCAACGTCCGCGAACTTCAGAATGTGGTGGAACGCGCCGTGGTCTTCGGCAAGGAGCCGCGCTTGGCCGTCACGGATTTCAACGTGAACCCGCCCCGCCCCGCGCCCGCGGCCGGTTCCGATAACGGCGGCGGCATCTCTTCCCTCAAAGAGCTCGAACAACAGCTCCTCCTTCAGGCCCTGCGCCAGTCCGGCGGCAACGTCTCACGGGCCGCGCGCACCCTCGGCATCAGCCGCGGCACGGTGTACCGCCGCCTTGAAAGGTACGAAATCGGCCTCAAAAAATGATCCCGCTGGACTATTCGCTGTTCGCCGCCGCCGCGCTGTCCGCGTTCGCGGCGATCGACGTCTGGCTCCGTCGGCCGGACCGCGAAAGCAGGCTTCCGCCCGGCGCCTGGATTTTCGTCGTTCTGGCGCTTTTCGCCGGATGGTTTCTGGTCGGCGCGGCGGGAAACCACGAGAAAAAGCGCATCCAGAACATGGTCGAGGGCTTCGCGCCCACCTACGCGATGGAGTTGGCCCGGATGGGCCACGAACGCGTGGGGCTTCACACGAGCCCTTCGGACCCCCTCTATCTCTCGATGATCGACGCACAAATCCGCTGGCTGGGGCTCAATCCCCTCGTGCACGACATCTACACCTTCAAGAAATCACCGACGGGACAGATCGTCCTCATCGTGGATTCCGAAACCGACTATGACAGGAACGGCGTCTATGAGGGAGAACGCGAAAGCCGCACCGCGATCGGGGAGGTGTACGGGGAAGCCCATGAACCCCTTCGAAGGGCCTTCCTCGGAGAAAAGCTCTTCGACTCGGTGCCCGTCACCGACCGATGGGGGACTTGGGTCAGCGCGTACGTCCCCATGAGGGACGCGCAGGGGCGGGTTGACGCGGTTCTCGGCGTCGACTACGCCGCCAGCAATTGGCTGACGGCGATCCGGAGGGGACGTTTCGCCGTCATCGGATTTCTCGCGGTCCTGCTCGGCGTTTTCGGCTCGTCGGTGAGCGTCATCGCCACCCTCCGTTCGCACATTCTCCGCCGGCAAAAAGTGGAGGAGGAGCTTGTGCACGCAAAAATCGCAGCGGAGGCCGCGAACGTCGCCAAGAGCGAATTCCTGGCCAATATGAGCCATGAGATCCGTACTCCCTTGAACGGCGTCATCGGCATGATCGACCTCATGAGCGAGACCGATCTGACCGCGCGCCAGAAGGAATTCCTCGAAACCCTGAAGGAATCCTCGCTCGACCTGTCGGCCCTCCTGAACGACATCTTGGATCTGTCCAAGATCGAGGCGGGAAGATTGGTCCTGGAATCCCTGCCCTTCTCCGTACCCGATTGCGTCGAGAGCGCGCTCAAGTCCTTCCGTTTCCGCGCGGAGGCCAAGGGATTGAGCCTGGAGTCAAGGATCGACCCCGCCGTTCCCCCTCTCCTCCTGGGCGACCCCGGCCGCTTCCGACAGATCCTCGCGAATCTGCTCGGAAACGCGCTGAAATTCACCGAGAAGGGCGGTGTCGCCGTGGACATCGTCAGGGAGTTGGAGGATTCGGAATCGGCGCGGCTCAGGATCTCGGTGTCCGACACCGGCATCGGCATCCCGCGCCACAAGCAAAGCGCCGTCTTCGATCTTTTCACCCAGTCGGACACCTCCATCACGCGGAGGTACGGGGGTACGGGATTGGGGCTCTCGATCGTAGCCAAACTGGTCAGGATGATGGGGGGACGCGTCTGGGTGGAGAGCGAGGAAGGGCACGGCAGCCGCTTCCACGTCACGCTCGCCTTCGCCCGACCGGCCGCGGGGACCGTCCTTCCCCGGGAAGACCGAACCGTCCCCGTCGAGGCCGCGGCGCCTTTACACATCCTTCTCGCGGAGGACACGCCGGTCAACCAGGTCGTGACGGTCACCATTCTCGAAAAGAGGGGCCATCGCGTGACCGTGGCCCGGAACGGACTCGAGGCCCTCGAAATGATCCGAAAAGGAAACTTCGATCTCGTTCTGATGGACGTCCAGATGCCCCTGATGGACGGATTGGAGGCCACGCGGCGCATCCGCGAACTTGAAAAGACAGCGGGAAAGCACATCCCCGTCATCGCGATGACGGCACACGCGCTGTCCGACGACAGGGAAAAGGCCTTGAAGGCGGGGATGGACGATTATCTCACCAAACCGATCGATACTCAAAAACTCCTCGCGACGATCGATCGGTTTGCGCGCAAGGCGGGAACATCCGGCGTCGATTGGACTCCGGGCGAGATCGCGGAGCGCCTGGGAGGGGACCGGGAATTCCTCAAAAGGGTCGTCGCCCTTTTCGAAGAGGACCGGAAGCGCCTTCAGGGGGAGATCCGCAATGCGGTCAGCCGCAACGACGCCCGCGCTCTGGAGCACGCCGCCCACGCCTTGCGCGGGAGCGTGGGCAACTTCCGGTACCAAGAGGCCTTTGAGGACGCCGCGGAACTCGAACGCATGGGACGCGAGGGAAAGACCGAAGGGACCGCCGCGCTCATCGCCCGGCTGGAGTCGAGTCTCGGCCGCCTTTCACAGCTGCTTCAGAATCTCTAGCGCCTCGTCCACGTGCTTCTTCGGCCGGAATTGCGATGAGAAGACGTGGCGCACGACGCCCCGCTTGTCGATCACGAACGTCACGCGTCCGGGAAGAAGTCCGAGCGTCGAGGAAACGCCGTATGCCTTCCGGACCGCATCGCCCTCGTCGCTCAGGAGCCGGAACGGCAAACGGTATTTGGCGGCGAATTGCTTGTGCGACGCCGGGTTGTCGCCGCTCACGCCCAACACCTCGGCCCCCGCGTCCGAGAATACCTGGAAGCTGTCCCGGAACAGACAGGCCTCGGCCGTGCAGCCGGGGGTGTCGTCCTTGGGATAGAAATAAAGGACGACGGCCTTCTTGCCCTTGAAATCGGAGAGCCGGACGGCGGTTCCGGACTGGTCTTTCAAGGAAAAATCCGGGGCCGCTTCTCCGGCACGCAATCCCATGGAACACCCTCCCAATAAAACGCTAATGGATGCGATCCACGCCCAGGTACGGACGCAGCGCCTCGGGAACGACGACGCCTTTTTCATCTTGATAGTTTTCCAAAATCGCGGCGACGGTGCGGCCGACGGCAAGACCCGAACCGTTCAGGGTGTGCACGAACTCCGGCTTGTCCTTGGAGCCGGCGCCTCCGCGCCGGAAGCGGATATTGGCCCGCCGGGCCTGAAAGTCCTCGAAGTTCGAGCAGGAGGAAATCTCGCGGTAACCGCCTGATCCGCCGGCGGCGGTGGGCTGCCCCGGGAACCAAACCTCGATGTCGTAGGTCTTGGCCGAGGAGAAACCCATGTCGCCTGTGCAAAGAGCCATCACGCGGTAGGCGAGGCCAAGACGCTTCAAGACTTCCTCCGCGTCCGACGTGAGTCTTTCCAGCTGGTCGTAGGACTCCTCGGGTTTCGCGAACTTGACCAGCTCCACCTTGTTGAACTGGTGCTGGCGGATCAAGCCCCGCGTGTCCTTGCCCGCCGCGCCCGCCTCGCTCCGGAAACAAGGCGTGTAGGCCGTGTACGAAATCGGCAACTGCGCCGCGTCGAGGATCTCATCACGATGGAGGTTCGTGACCGGCACCTCGGCCGTCGGCGCCAGATAGTAGCCGGCCGTCGTCTTGAAAAGGTCCGCTTCGAACTTGGGCAATTGACCCGTCCCCAAAAGGCTCTGAGCGTTCACGAGAAACGGGGGAAGTATTTCCTCATAACCTCGCTCCTTCACGTGCAGCTCGATCATGAAGCTGATGAGGGCCCGCTCCAAGGCGGCACCCAAGTTTCGATAGACCGTGAACCGCGCCCCGCTCACCTTCGCCGCCCGCTCGAAATCCAGGATGCCCAGCGACTCCCCGATCTCCCAATGAGCCTTGGGTTTGAAGGCAAACTTGGGGATCTCGCCCCATCGCCGGATCTCGACGTTGTCCTCGACGCCCTTCCCGACGGGCACGGACGCATGAGGCAAGTTCGGTATCTGAAGAAGCTCGCCTTGAAGGCTCGCCTCGACCGACGCCATCCTATCAGCGAACGCCTTCACGCGCTCGGAGAGCTGCTTGGTTTTCGCCAGAACCTCGTCGGCCGGCTTTTTCTCCTTTTTAAGACGGGCGACCTCGGCGGAAACCCGGTTCTGCTCGAAGCGGAGGTCGTCGTGCTCCTTTTGGAGGGCGCGCCTTTCTTGATTCAGGCGCTCGATCCCGGAGAGATCGTAGGTCCCTCCCCGCGAGGAGAGCTTCTCGCGGACGGCCGAAAGATTGTCGAGGACGTAACGGAGGTCAAGCATGCGGGCTGGGACTAGTTGTTTGCGTTCCGGAGCTCGTCGTCGATGATCTCCTTGAAGGAGGAGAACGGCCTGGCCCCGGAGATCATGCGTCCGTTGATGAAGAAGGCGGGCGTCCCGCTGACGCCCACTTTTTCGCCGTATTCCTGGTTCTGCTTGATCGCATCGGCGTACTTGCCGGAATCCAGACATTGCTCGAATTTATCCATCTTCACCTTGATTTCCTGCGCGTATTTCTTCAGATCCTCCGGCTTGATCGCGCGCTGGTTCTCGAACAGCTTTTTGTTCATCTCCCAGTACCTGTCCTGCTCGCCCGCGCACCGCGCCGCCTCGTGGGCCTTCGCGGAGTCCTTGTGGAACGACAGCGGGAAATCCCTCAGAACGTAACGCACCTTGCCCTTGTATTCGGCCAAGATCTGGTTGACGGTCGGCCGTGACTTTCCGCAAAACGGGCACTGGTAGTCCGTGAACTCCACGATCTTGACCGGGGCGTCCTTGGGACCGATCGCCGGATTGTCTCCCTCCTCGATCTCGACCCTCGGGGCCTTGATGAGGATCGCCACGTCCGCCTTCTTCCGGAGCGACGTGATCAAGTCGCCGTAAACCTTCTGGTGCTTCTCGCGGTACAAGTAGCCGCGGATGTTGCCCTTCACGTCGTCCAGCGTCTTGCCCTGCATCTGCGCCTTGTTCTCGTTGTAGAATGTCTCGATTTCCTTGTCCTCGATCTTGATCTTGTCGAAGACGTTCTTTTTCAGAAAGTCCGCCTTGCCCGCCCCTTCCTTGCCCGCCGCCTCTTCAATCAGGCGATCGTCGATGATCTGGTCGATCGCGTCCTTGCGCGCGTCGTAGAGATCCATCTCCGCTTGCTGGAGCTTCGGTCCGGCCGCCTTCGCGACGTCCTCCTCCGTGATGTCCTTCCCATCCAGACGGGCCAAGACGCCGCCCGCCGAAGCCGGTTCGGAGGGAGCGGCCGACGGTTGCGCCACGCCGCCGGAAGCCGCGGACACCTTGTCCTTCTTGCACATGGCATCGCAGCCGGCCAAAAGGGCCACGGACAGAACGGCGAAGAGGGCTTTTTTCATGGGGGTTCGTCTCCTTGGAGGAAACGAATGTAAAGGAAAGCCCCGGCTGCGTCAAGCAGCCGGGGCTTTCTGAAAGTCGTGCGGGGGCGGGGTGACCCCGCCCCTACCTGAATTTAGATGTCGAAATAGAGCGCGAACTCGTACGGCACCGGACGGAGACGGACCGGGTCGAGCTCGTTTTCCGTCTTGTAATCGATCCACTTGCGGATCAGGTCCTCCGTGAACACGTCGCCCTTCATTAGGAAGGCGTGATCCTCCTCGAGGGCGTTCAGGGCCTGATCAAGACCTCCCGGCATCTGGGGAACCTTCGAGAGCTCCTCGGGAGAAAGGGAGTAGATGTCCTTCTCGAGGGCCTGGCCCGGGTCAATCCGGTTCTGGATGCCGTCGAGACCCGCCATGCAGAGGGCCGCAAACGTGAGATAACCGTTCGACGACGGATCGGGGAAACGAACCTCGATGCGCTTCGCCTTGGGCGAATTGACGATGGGAATACGAACGGCGGCGGAGCGGTTACGAGCCGAATAGGCCAGATTGACCGGGGCCTCGTATCCCGGGACCAAACGGCGGTAGGAGTTCGTCGTCGGGTTCGAAAAAGCCGCGATGGTCTTGGCGTGCTTGAGAACGCCGCCGATATAATGGAGCGCCATTTCCGACATCCCGCCGTACTTGTCGCCGGCGAAGAGCGGCTTGTCGCCCTTCCAGATGGACTGATGGCAGTGCATGCCGGAGCCGTTGTCGCCGAAGAGGGGCTTGGGCATGAAGGTCACCGTCTTGCCGTGACGGCGCGCGACGTTCTTGAGCACGTACTTGAACCACATGAGCTTGTCGCCCATCTTCGTGAGGGTGTCGAAGCGCATGTCGATCTCGCACTGCCCGGCCGTCGCCACCTCGTGATGCTGTGCCTCGACGATGATTCCGAGCTTCTCGAGCTCCAGAACCATCTCCGTCCGGATGTCCTGCAGGGTGTCCGTCGGGGCGACGGGGAAATAGCCCTCCTTGATGCGCGGCTGGTAGCCCAGGTTGGTCTTGCCGTCCGGCAGGATTTCCTTGCCGGAGTTCCAGCGGCCTTCTACGGAATCCACATAGTAGTAGCCCGCGTTCGCCGTCTGGTCGAACCGGACGGAGTCGAAGACGAAGAACTCGGCCTCGGGACCGAAGTAGATCGTGTCACCGATGCCCGTCGACTTCACGTAGGCCTCCGCCTTCTTGGCGATGTAACGGGGATCGCGGCTGTAGCACTGCTTGGTGATCGGATCGGTGATGTCGCAGATGAAGGAGAGCGTCGGGTGCTCGCAGAAGGGGTCGAGCACGGCCGTGGAGGCGTCCGGGATAATGAGCATGTCGGACGCGTTGATCGGCTGCCAGCCGCGGATCGAGGAGCCGTCGAAGCCGAAACCGTCTTCGAAGCTGGACTCCGAGAGTTGCGAAATGGGCACGGAAAAATGCTGCCAAACCCCGGGCAGGTCGATGAACTTGAAGTCGACCATCCGGACCTTGTTTTCCTTGGCGAACGCCAGGATTTCTTTGGGTGTCATGTTTTTTATCCTCCTTAAAAGGCTGATGAATTAAACGGCATCCTTGCCGGTCTCTCCGGTCCGGATCCGGATCACTTCCTCGATCGTGGATACGAAGATCTTGCCGTCCCCGATCCGACCCGTCTTGGCCGCCTTGATCACCGCGTCGATCGAGGCCTGCACCAGGTTGTCGGAGACGATCACTTCAAGCTTCACCTTGGGCAAGAAGTCCACGACGTACTCCGCGCCGCGGTAAAGCTCTGTATGGCCCTTCTGCCGCCCGAAACCCTTGACCTCCGAGACGGTCATGCCTTGGACACCGACGGCCTGCAGGGCCTCTTTGACATCGTTCAGCTTGAAGGGCTTGATGACCGCTTCGATTTTCTTCACGCTCGTACCGCCTTTCGGGTCAAAAACTCGGGCTTCGTAGCACGCTGTTTTCGCCTGTGTCCAGCGCTTATATGGCCGATTTCCCGGTTTCTCCCGTCCGGATGCGGATGACTTCGTCCAGGCTGGAGATGAAGATCTTGCCATCCCCGATCTTGCCGGTTTTCGCCGCCTTGACGATCGCCTCGACCGCCGGCTGGGCCTGGGGGTCGTCCACCACGATCTCCAGCCTCACCTTCGGCAGGAAGTCGACGATGTACTCCGCGCCCCGGTAGAGTTCCGTATGGCCCTTTTGCCGCCCGAAACCCTTGACCTCGGAGACCGTCATTCCCTGGACCCCCATCTTCTGGAGGGCCTCCTTCACCTCATCCAGCTTGAACGGTTTGATGATCGCTTCGATCTTTTTCATAGAAATCTCCTTAGATTATCGGGCCAAAATGTAGCCTTCTTCGCCATGTTCGCTCAGATCCAGTCCCTGGCGCTCGACTTCCGCCTCCGGACGCAGGCCGATGACCATCTTGACGATGAATCCGATCACGACCGTCCCGACGACCGAGAGCGAGAGCGTCAGACCCATCGCCTTCAGCTGCTCGATCCACAGCGTGTTGCCCACGAGGTCCTTCAGGTTCGTGTTCAGGTTCCCGTTGACGTCGGCCGTCGCCAGGATGCCGGTCAGGAAGGCGCCCAACGTGCCGCCCACGGCGTGGACGCCGAAGGTGTCGAGCGCGTCGTCATAGCCCAACCAGGCCTTGAGCTTCCAGCACGCGATGAACGGGATGAGACCCGCCAGAACGCCGATGATGACCGCGCCCGACGGATCGATGAATCCCGCGGCCGGTGTGACAACGACGAGGCCGGCCACCGCGCCGGAACAGAAGCCCAAAACGCTCGGATGTTTCTTGGTCATCCACTCGGCCAAGGCCCACGAGAACGACGCCACCGCCGCGGCGATCGTCGTCGTCATGAAGGCGTTGGTCGCGATTCCGTCGGCCGCCACCGCGCTGCCCGCGTTGAATCCGTACCATCCGACCCAGAGCATGCCCGTGCCCACCATGCAGAGGACCATGCTGTGCGGAGGCATCGCATCCTTGCCGAAACCCAGTCGCCTGCCGAGCATCAGGCAGAGGATCAAGGCCGACCAGCCCGAGGACATGTGCACGACCGTCCCTCCGGCGAAGTCGACCGACTTGATGGCGGCGTTCGCGTTCCAGACGCCGTTCATCAGCCCGTCGATGCCCCACACCATGTGGGCGAGCGGGAAGTAGACGACGATCATCCAGAGCGCCACGAACACCAAGATCGCCGCGAACTTCATGCGTTCCGCGATGGCGCCGATGATCAGGGCCGGCGTGATGATCGCGAACATCATTTGATACATCGCAAAGAGGTTGTGAGAAACCCAATACGAGTAGTTCGTGTTGGGATTGGAATCGACCCCCTTGAAGAACGCGAAACTCATGTCCCCCAAGAAAGGACTGCCGGCCGAAAAGACCCAGCTATAACCGAACGCCCACCAGAGGATCGTCACGAGGCCCGCAATGCCCAGACATTGGGCCAGCACGGAGAGGACGTTCTTGGACCGGACCAACCCGCCGTAGAAGAGAGCCAGACCCGGCAGGGTCATGAACAGAACCAGCGCCGCCGAGGTCATCATCCAGGCGTTGTGCCCGGGACCGGCGCCGCCGATCTTGGACGAGACGGCGGCGTTCGCCGCATCGGCACCGCGGCCGCCGTTGTTGACGTAGGCCTCGAGGTCGGCGACACGTTGTTCGATCGAAGGTTCCGCCCTTTGCTGGGCCGTCGAGATTCCGGCGCTTGCGACCAAACCCGTCACAAGGGCCATCGTCGCCACGAAGATCACTGCGAGTTTGCGAGTCATAGAGCCTCTCCCCTCCCTTTCGTCGATTTGCCGCTAAGCAAATTTCATGCCGAAGGAGAGAAATCCCTAAGCCCTTGTATTTTCAAAGAACGAAGAAATTGCCGAAAGTGCGTGCAAGCCTAATTCGCATGCATTGCCTACTAAAAAAGCACCTGGCTCCCACCCCATTGCGGGAGCCAGGTGTGAGAGAGCCACTCGCATGCTCTCCGCTCGCAGTTGACTTAAACCGCCGCCTTGCCGGTCTCGCCCGTGCGGATGCGCACGACCTCTTCCAGGGACGAGATGAAGATCTTCCCGTCTCCGATCTTCCCCGTCTTGGCGGCCTTCGAAATGGCCTCGACGGCACCTTGGGCCTGGGCGTCGTCCACGACGATCTCCAGCCTCACCTTCGGGAGGAAATCGACGATGTACTCCGCGCCCCGGTAGAGCTCCGTGTGACCCTTCTGCCGCCCGAAACCCTTCACCTCCGAGACGGTCATGCCCTGAATACCGGCCTTTTGGAGGGCCTCCTTCACCTCATCAAGCTTGAACGGCTTGATGATCGCTTCGATCTTCTTCATAAGAATGCCTCCGTTTTAAATTTACGGCCCATGTCAATGACCCTGGACCGTCTGGAAGTCCGGATAGGCCCGGTTTCCATGTTCACCGAAGTCCAGACCCTCGACCTCCTCCTCGAGGCTGACGCGCATGCCGATCGTGAACTTGATGATGGCCCAGGCGACGAGGCATAAGGCGAACGTGAACGCCCCGACCGCCGCGACGCCGGTCAGCTGGATGAGGAACTGTTCCGCGCCGCCTCCGTAGAAGAGGCCGATCTTGGGCTGCGCATTGCCCCCCGCGAGGCCCGGTGCGGCGAAGAGACCGACGCACAAGGTCCCCCAGATGCCGTTCACGAGATGGACGGACGTCGCACCGACGGGATCATCGATCTTCAGCTTGTCGAACATCATGACCGAGAGAACAACGAGGACGCCGGCAACGGCGCCGATGAGCAAGGCGCCGGTCGGCGTCACCCAGGCGCAAGGGGCCGTGATCGCCACCAAACCGGCCAGGGTGCCGTTCAGGATCATGCCGATGTCGGGCTTGCCGAGGAGGACCCACGCCGTGATCGTCGCCGTCAAAGTGGCGACCGCTCCGGCCATGTTGGTCGTGACCGCGATGTGGCCGATCAGGGTCGGATCCGCCGCCATCGTGGAACCCGGATTGAATCCGAACCAGCCGAGCCAGAGGATCAAGGCGCCCAGCGTGGCCGTCGACATGTTGTGCCCCGGAATCGGGTACATCTTGCCGTCCTTGTACTTTCCGTGGCGCGCGCCCAAGAGGAGAACGCCCGCCAATGCCGCCCAGCCGCCCATGGAGTGAACGACCGTCGACCCGGCGAAGTCAAAGAATCCCTTGCTCGCCAGCCAACCGCCGCCCCAGATCCAGTGGCCGGTGATCGGATACATGAGACCGACTAAAATGAACGAGAAAATGATGAACGAAAGGAACTTGATGCGCTCGGCCACGGCACCGGACACGATCGTCGCGGCCGTTCCCGCGAATACAAGCTGGAAAAAAAACTTCGTCATGAGCGGAACACCCGTCCAGTTGAGCGCCGCGTAGGCACCTTGATAGGCGTCGGCCGTTGCCGGGCTGTTGTCGGCGCCCCCAAGGAACCACAAACCCTCCTTGCCGATGAAGCCGGTGCCGTTGCCGTACATGAGCCCGTAACCGATGACCCAATAGGCGACTGACGAGATGGCGAAGACGATGAAGTTCTTCGCCAGGATGTTGACGCAGTTCTTCTCGCGGCAGAACCCGGACTCCACCAGCGCGAACCCGGCGTTCATCCAGAAGACGAGCATCGCGGCGATCAGGGTCCAGACCGTGTCCGCGGCGATCTTGAGGGACGCGACGTCTTGGGCATGGGCCGCGGTGGGCATGGCGCCCAACCCCA
This bacterium DNA region includes the following protein-coding sequences:
- a CDS encoding DUF190 domain-containing protein, giving the protein MRVLEGDQVMVRIFIGESDKWHHQGLAKALLERLRKEGFAGATVFHGVAGFGARSVLHTADILRLSEDLPVVIEVVDTADQVERMKPILDEMITEGLVTLEKVRVLKYKPGSRPQDPPK
- the crcB gene encoding fluoride efflux transporter CrcB, yielding MTRFLYICLGGALGTGVRYLVSGWTLRAMGPSFPFGTLGVNVLGSFLIGAIMHIAMSTSLLSPTARIFLTTGVMGGFTTYSSFNYETVQYFQDGEIFRAFLNILVMVVSCLAAGFAGLFLAKRLLVS
- a CDS encoding sigma-54 dependent transcriptional regulator; this translates as MVPQILLVDDDRIFLTMLAKRLSQEGWQVSTAETAGDGLEKIRKHKPEILLLDVFLPDRSGVEAVGEVKALAPDLPVIMVSTSGETKNIVAAIKNGASDYVKKPVDEALLTVKIQHLLDVLTLKRTQTEFRENAELKRLIGESPAIKKLIREISKVANSDATVLLSGETGTGKGLVAEIIHGLSRRRNQRFIAINCAAIPATLLESELFGHERGAFTGAIREKKGIFELADQGTIFLDEIGEIAPELQVKLLRVLQGQEFERVGGTKSVKVDVRVIAATNRNLEDAIAQGHFREDLFYRLNVLPVTVPPLRDRKEDIPLLLEHFIRQFGDKAEKRFEKLSPEIVETLSAYSWPGNVRELQNVVERAVVFGKEPRLAVTDFNVNPPRPAPAAGSDNGGGISSLKELEQQLLLQALRQSGGNVSRAARTLGISRGTVYRRLERYEIGLKK
- a CDS encoding response regulator, coding for MIPLDYSLFAAAALSAFAAIDVWLRRPDRESRLPPGAWIFVVLALFAGWFLVGAAGNHEKKRIQNMVEGFAPTYAMELARMGHERVGLHTSPSDPLYLSMIDAQIRWLGLNPLVHDIYTFKKSPTGQIVLIVDSETDYDRNGVYEGERESRTAIGEVYGEAHEPLRRAFLGEKLFDSVPVTDRWGTWVSAYVPMRDAQGRVDAVLGVDYAASNWLTAIRRGRFAVIGFLAVLLGVFGSSVSVIATLRSHILRRQKVEEELVHAKIAAEAANVAKSEFLANMSHEIRTPLNGVIGMIDLMSETDLTARQKEFLETLKESSLDLSALLNDILDLSKIEAGRLVLESLPFSVPDCVESALKSFRFRAEAKGLSLESRIDPAVPPLLLGDPGRFRQILANLLGNALKFTEKGGVAVDIVRELEDSESARLRISVSDTGIGIPRHKQSAVFDLFTQSDTSITRRYGGTGLGLSIVAKLVRMMGGRVWVESEEGHGSRFHVTLAFARPAAGTVLPREDRTVPVEAAAPLHILLAEDTPVNQVVTVTILEKRGHRVTVARNGLEALEMIRKGNFDLVLMDVQMPLMDGLEATRRIRELEKTAGKHIPVIAMTAHALSDDREKALKAGMDDYLTKPIDTQKLLATIDRFARKAGTSGVDWTPGEIAERLGGDREFLKRVVALFEEDRKRLQGEIRNAVSRNDARALEHAAHALRGSVGNFRYQEAFEDAAELERMGREGKTEGTAALIARLESSLGRLSQLLQNL
- a CDS encoding peroxiredoxin, which translates into the protein MGLRAGEAAPDFSLKDQSGTAVRLSDFKGKKAVVLYFYPKDDTPGCTAEACLFRDSFQVFSDAGAEVLGVSGDNPASHKQFAAKYRLPFRLLSDEGDAVRKAYGVSSTLGLLPGRVTFVIDKRGVVRHVFSSQFRPKKHVDEALEILKQL
- the serS gene encoding serine--tRNA ligase: MLDLRYVLDNLSAVREKLSSRGGTYDLSGIERLNQERRALQKEHDDLRFEQNRVSAEVARLKKEKKPADEVLAKTKQLSERVKAFADRMASVEASLQGELLQIPNLPHASVPVGKGVEDNVEIRRWGEIPKFAFKPKAHWEIGESLGILDFERAAKVSGARFTVYRNLGAALERALISFMIELHVKERGYEEILPPFLVNAQSLLGTGQLPKFEADLFKTTAGYYLAPTAEVPVTNLHRDEILDAAQLPISYTAYTPCFRSEAGAAGKDTRGLIRQHQFNKVELVKFAKPEESYDQLERLTSDAEEVLKRLGLAYRVMALCTGDMGFSSAKTYDIEVWFPGQPTAAGGSGGYREISSCSNFEDFQARRANIRFRRGGAGSKDKPEFVHTLNGSGLAVGRTVAAILENYQDEKGVVVPEALRPYLGVDRIH